The DNA window CAGATAGGGTTTAACTGGGACACAGATATTGGGTTTTTAACACTAGAGCCTGCATAGTTTATTCTCTTACCACTCCACCTTTCACTCCATGGATACAAAGTCTGatacaaaatgaaaacaaatgtcTTAACAAATTATTTGTTAAAATAcaacaaacatttaaaacaattcCGAAAGGTGCAATGTTTGTTTTATTCTACAACTTCTCAAGAACTAAAACCTAATGTTTGAAAAGGAGGAAAACCAAAAAACAATATCCACAAAAAGAACAAAAGATTGAACTAGATGAATGAAGCATTCTCTGTGAGAAAAGATGGCATGACGTGAGAGGGAGTCCAGTTAAGTATGACATATTTCAGCAGGTCCACAAGCTACCTGGACGCGCTGAGAAACGGCAAAAAGCACCAGTCAACTATAGTCATCTAGGAAAGGAAACCTACTTACAGTTCAATGAAAACattgttttcattcattcaacacCTGAACACGCCCCGCATCATGTGTAAGACAGCCCTACAGCCAACGGTGTCCACACAGATCAACCAGGTAGTAGGGATGTGGTACATGAGGCGTGTGACCTGAGGGGTCAAAGTCAACACCAGCCTTAAAAGACACCGAGACTCCCACTTCCGCCACTCATGTCCAAGTGAAAACAAACCAACATTTTCTGAATTATATATACTTTGTTGAatcatacatatatattttcccCATATATTTTGTGATGCATGTCATATTTATAAAAATGTTTGCTTCCACCTAAACCACCAACATGGGTATTTCAAGGTCCATTAAATGTCTTGATTCttctgtagggggggggggtctttaaAGGACAGCCAGTCTCATCTCTTCCAATTCATACAAAAGAGTGAAGACAGCCAAGTGTGTCCTTCCTGTCTCTAGTAATAGTCTCTGAGCCAGGTTATAGACAGCATGGCTCTCTGCATCCCCACACATGAAACAGAGCACTTCCGGGTCTTTGGGTGAGGACTGACCCCTGCCCTGGCTCCGTGGAGTCATCACCAACATTAGGCGTCCATACCCCCagtaaccccctcccccacccccacccatcccAGCCAGGCCTGGCCTCATGGcccctggggtgggggggcgttAATCCTCCAGCAGGTCCCTGTCCAGGTCCATGAATGGCTCATCAATGTAGCTGGCTATGGCACACAGAGAAGTCCTGTCTGAACCCAGCAGCACTGACACGGTCTCCTTCCAGTAGCTGAAGGGGATGCAGGAGctctgagagggagagacagaagttAGACCAACCAAGCCCAGCTCTCCAGAGAGGACAACATGCAATGCATCGGCCTTACCGAATCAAGAAACTCAAGAGCGGGTGAGCCAAGGCTAATCTCGTTCCTACAACGGAAAGGGCCAAACATGTTATCTTTATGGAGGGggccacacactcacattctccAAACAGGTGCTGTCCTTGTCCTTGTTGAGGTAGTGGCGCTGCCAGAAGCGCAGCAGGTTGTGGAAGTTATTGAGCAGGCAGCCGGGGTACTTCTCAGCATATTCCTTCTCTCTGAGGGCATTGAGGTAGAAGGGAAGCTTTCCCCTCCTTCTGGCCAGCATCAGGATCACCAGGCTGGTATTGAGACAGCTGACATTCTCCTGGGTcaggacagtgaggacaggccAAGGTTAGGAGGTATGTTAGCCGGCTCATAGCACAAGGATTATTTAATTCAATGTTGTATTCAAAACATAGATTATTTCTTCAGTTCTTAAGTCAGTGAATGAAATAGAGATTACAGAAAGATaaaagagtatgtgtgtgtgtgtgtgagttcagaCCTGTGTGAGAGTCTGAACGTTGATGATGTTGACCAGCCTGAAGAGGAAAGCCAGTCTGTTCTCCACTCGGGCCATGTAGGACAGCAGACAGCACTCTGACAGCACCTCCACCACTGCAGGAGCACAGCAGGCAGCCACACATGCAGTCTATACACACTCTCCAAAACATAGTCATCCTTGAGTTTCTTCTGTCCTTCACTTTCTAGATGCACTACTTGTATGTCGCTttcgataaaagcgtctgcaaaatgaataAATTATATAAAtcgatagaaaaaaaaaaagaaaaaaaaagcctttTTGTTTTTACCTTTCACATCCTCTGTCTGGCTTTCAAAGCGATCCAGGGACAGGACAATGCAGCGCACCAGCATGTTGGAGTCCACCAGGGAACTGTTGATCTGGGTCAGGAAGGTCTGGAACTACACAGGAAGTGCTTTTTAGGAACCATTTGACCAACACACAGGGCTCCATGTATGTTCTGAGACCCTGAGGGCTAAGGGAAGACAGGGTTAGTCTGGGTGCAGGTGCCGTCTCTACCTTCTCTTCTGTGTTGACGTATTTGTTGAATCTCTTGAAGGCATCAATGTTGAACTTCATGAGCTCCCCCAGCAGGTCAAAGTAGCTCTGCAGGACATCTCTAGACTTACAGCCACTATCGATGATGCAGAATAGGATGTGCTGTGGAGGTGAACACCAACATCAACACCAACAGTAACATCAAAACATCCCTGCAGCCATTAAACAGCCGTCGCTTCCAGGCCCGACAATACAGCAACATTAGCCATTGACCTCAGATCATAGCTTGTGGGTCATGAACACACGATGCAGGCCAGATCCTTAAGACACAGCCAGTCTTGCTGGTGCTATAGATTTTAAGTGGTGGTATACACCAAATCACCAGAGATGACATCCTGCTCACCTCCAGCAGGCCTCTCTTCAAGAGGAACATCTGGTCTGCGTAGGAGGTGGCTCCTCTGAGGAAGCTCTCCACCGCCCGCGCCTGCCAGAACCTACAACACAAGTACAGGACACTGGTTAAGCTGAGAACAACTGACCATTTCCAGCACATCACTAAGACACACCGCTGAGTAGGATACTATACCAAGATGGACAGTGAGGTGAGATGGTTATTGCTTTCTGAGTTACTAGGATGGCTTTGATTTGGGCCTTGAGACAGAATGTGGCACAGTCCTGCTTCCACATCTCAAGCTTGGACCCATGTGACGCTGACCTGAAGGAGGAGTCGGGGGGCTCCCTCTTCATGACGGTGAGCAGGCGGGTGAGGAGACCCTTCTTCCCGTCACACACCAGACTCCTGTCGGTGTTCACCAGGGCCTCCACTTCAGGGATGTTGGCCTTTAGAGAGATGGCACTCAGCTCATTCAGCTCTTGACTGTTCAGAAGCAGGTACTTGTTCCTGAAAAGAGAGGAAAAGGTTTGTTCCTGCAACGGTGGCCACAGAACTTGAAAGTCATCATGTCCGTTTGCTGAAGGTCACTTACTCATGGTGGTCACTAAAGCTCTGCAATAGCCTCAGGAACTGTATTTTAAAGGAGATTTCCTAAGGGGGGGGACAAAATACAAGTGTGCGAGAATATCAATTGCTACATTGTATGGTACTTGACTGGAAGGCAAGAAGGGTTCGATTTCTAGACACAGCCAAGTAGGGGAGGATAACTTACCGGACTGCAGTCACAGTTCTCATTCTGCCCATGCACCACGTGATTGGATGAGGTGTACTTCCTCCAGATCAGCTTGTCAAAGAGGTTGTTGAGGCCTGGGATCAGACGAAACTCAGCCAGCATCTTGTGCACCTGCAGAGGGCGGTGACATCAGTTAGACACGTCCCACTACCAGCTCCAGGCCTCgtcctccagccctgcccagGGAGCCACCTCACCTGGTTCCTCTGGCGGCCCAtcagcagcacacacagcacgtaGAGCACCTCCACCTTGTACATGATCTCATGGACGATCTTCATGGACTGGGGCAGGCGATGTCTCAGAGGACTTGTGGCCAGGGAGCTCTCGTCTGATGACTCTGTAGGCACGAAAACCCCAAACATTCTTAACATGTCTCAGGAGACAACCAGGAGGAGAAACGGTCCCAAGAGAACAAAAGGGGTTTGAGGGCATTTAAGGGTCAGCATGGAGCCCTATCTCTGATCATACCTGTGCTGCTGTGCTCGGCCTCCTCCGTTGCCATCTGCATGAGGGCGTCCAGCACCAAGGCATTGTCCAACCATGTGTACCAGTCCTCAAGTTCCTGCAAGAAGTTGGATGTCCCCGTGGCTTCCGACACCTTCCTGGTGGCCAGCTTGCACAGGCGCTCGATGAAGCCTGGGATGTTCAGCAGAGTCACTAAGAACATGGACAGAGAAGATCAGGATCAGACAATGATCACTATCAGAGCATTAGCCTATTCAAACTAAACATTGGACCAGTGATATGGATCTGTCGCCTTCATGTCCGACTCTTACAGAACGCGGGTGTCCCTGTCCTACCTTGATTGACCTCTGCACGGGAGGGGCTGGCATTGCGTTTCTGCTGCGCGTTCTTTGCCAATAGGGTGTGTTTATCGTCATTGCCGACGTCGGGCTCTGAGATGGTGACGGACAGGATGCGGCAGAAGTTAgccagctgctgctggtcaAAGCTCTGGACCAGGCCGGACAGGTTAGGGATGCCTTCCAGCTGGATCATCTCCTGGAACGAAGACAGATCAACAGACATTCACTGATACTGTGGATGACGGTGATTGAACTATAACGGTCCATGTCTGGGCGCCTTATGAGCCAGGTAAAACATCAGAAAGCTGAGCAAGTCTAGCCTCTGATTTATATTTTATAAACTGCTCTAACCTTCTTGACTCCTAGAATATCCTCGATTAAAGTGGCAGTCTGTAGAAAGGTCTTCTTGTTGGTCATCAGGGTGAATAGAAACAGGACAAAGTCTTCCCTTGCTGCAAGGCTTTTTGTCACCCCTTCCGTCTGAGGATACGATGAGAGTTTGTACGGTAATATTTTTAAAGCAGTTATAACTTACTTTTTGTATAACCCATAAGGTATTGTATTTGTGTATATGGATGACAGCATGAAAAGGGCCAAGGCATTGAAATATGACCATTCAAGTCACTGACAAGCTCTCCCTTTACCAAGAATAGTAATCAAAACCCCACACATTCTCCAACTCTATGCTTTGCACCTAAACCCTCTCTTAAGTGGGTACTTACACATATGCAGCAGTTGTACAGCACACTAAGGCAGTCCTTGACCAAGTCGTCATTCACTACAGGGAAAATCACAGTAACAGGCAAGTGAAAAAAAGGGTTAACATCCCCTCTGAGTACAATCATCACACTATACGATAGTTACAAATATCAGTGTTGCTTACTTTTCAGTTTCTTTTTCTGCATTGTGAGAGTGGGCCTCATCAAGATCTCGACAAGCAGCTTTGAGAATAAAAGGGGAAAATAAAGTACTATTAAAAAACTAGGACAATCTCTTAGCTTCAAAAGACGCACTAGCGTCAAACTGGAAGCTCCCTGTCTCAAGACCAGACCAGAGTCTACTGCACAGGGCACAGCAAACTTACATCTACTCCCCCAAAGAGGTCAAAGGTGTACGTGTTGGGAAAGGTGGATTCCTGAGCTGCCTTCCTGTCCTCCGTGACaaaggacatggcctccatggAAAGCAGGGATGATAGTTCCTGTCAACAACACAGACAAGGCATCCTTACAACAGCGCTAATATCACTGGGGACATAAGGGGTGCATTTAAAAAAACCCAGAGCATTGTTATGGTGATGTCCTGTAGGGTACCTTTAGTACGTTATGAGTGTGGGAGAGGTCGCTATTGAGGTGGCTGCTCTCATACAGTTTTTGCAGCAGCACAGGGATTCCATGCCACTTCGCCCTCATGTCCCTCTCCTGGAGCAGGGCCTCTGGAAGCTGCAACATAATACATGTTATAGCAGGCATGCTGTGGAATTTCAGTAGAGACCCTACAAGACTATTGTAATACAGTACAACACTGATAAGGGATGCTGAAACTGAAGTACATCTCATGGTACATTCACCACCGGTACAAGATGACCTGAATTAAGCTTTATTTAATCGATAATATTTTTGTGAATGGGGACAGAGTGGGCTCTAAGTTTTTTATTTGGATAATATTAGATTTGCATATTAGATCAATGTCTAACACAAACTATGAGACAGGTGTACTTTTAGCCAACCTCGACCAAAATTAACCCTCTTGATAGGTAGATTTGACAGCTGTTGTAACTGTAACTAAAAATACACCGTGAAAATACGTTTTGAGGGTCTTATAAAAATATGCCCATAGCATGCCCATACCCCCTAGAAGGGGTGTAGCCCCCGTATCCATGAATCTCTAGTGACGTCCCTGCTAGCAGCTATCAAAACTGGTATGCCATGGCTAGTGTTAGCCTACAATTTGGCTGGAAACGTGTCCTAAATATATGAACGATTACGTTGTATAAAACGTtgtgtatatacatgtataAAACGCTATCTAATGACGTCGACTCAACCCAAATGGCACAGCAGGATCGTATCCATTTAAGGCAGATGAACAACCTATCTCACGTAAACGAATGCTAACTGGCGAGTCAGGCTATTTTCGTGAGACTGGAGCTAGTGTATTACGTAATCACCTCAGTGCTCGGCTACCTTAGCCAGCTCGCTAGGTATTGTAGCAAGTGGCCTTGCAACTCAGATGTCTGAATAATAAACCCAAATTCCAAACGGTTTATTTCAAAATCAGTTAGCAAGAGAATACAGTTACAAATAGTGCTTAAATGGCTTGTAGCTTGAACCCACCTAACTTGCATTAGTGAGCTATATAAACTATTAGTTGCTTAGcttaggctagctagctctgcTGCTAGCTCGCTATCAACAAAGACCTAGCTAGCATATTTCGGTAGCCAGGTGTTGTTACAGCATTATTTACGTTAGTTCGTTTCTACGCAGATAGTGATATAATGTTATATAAATAGTCATGAGACTGTTAATCTCTTATTTTGCACGTTGCTTTTGCAGCTAGGTGGCTGGTAGCTAGTAACTGGGGGTAGCATACGTTATCGGTCGCCTGGGAAACATGCACTAGTCAAGGTTCTAGCTAAAGCAAGTCCCAGGCTCGAATCGACCTACTCTCAGATCGTTTCATCATTAAGACATTGCGCTAATTTAGTCTTACCTGTGTTCCTCGGCTAAAACTATGGCCTGCAATCTGACTCTGCCTGATCTTTGCAATGATATTGCCATTTAGGCTCCTTCGTTTTCCTCCAGTCCAAGGGGACTCGGACCCCAGAAGCGTCGCCATTATTACTTCTTCCTGAACTGTTCCAAGCAGGAAGTTCTTAATCTTTAATCAAATATTCTCATGCTTTTAGCGCCATCTATTGACAGAGCCACGTCATCAATGGGACATAAAAGGCTATTTGACAACAAGCACCTCAGTGGGCATAACATATGAATGTATTAGTGTAGTAAACTTTAATAGATGTTTATACCTACAAATAAGGTTTGACAATTTCTttaccaaaaaaaacaaaaaaacagcaaCATTCAACATGCAGCACAAtcctctgtgttcctgtgtacAGTTCTGTGTAACCTTACATAATAATAATGGTTTTATAATTGTATAGAGCACACAAGCTCCAcagatcttttttttcttcttcagggtATTAACTGGAGCTGAAGGAGGACATAGAGGGTTCAGTACGAGCTCTGATTGCATCAGGCTTCCCCTCTTTCTCAGCCCCTTGCTGTGCTGGACAAAAACAGTGCAGTAAAATGTCCTCTGTTTCTACATGTCTACATCACTCTGTGCATCTCCATCCGTTTCTTCAGGTGTTCCAACGCACAGCACAGTCTTCACAGCCAGCATCAGTTATAAAGAGGTATGAGCTTATGGCCTCCCTCAGGCCCTCGCTCACCAAAGAGTCTTGTGAGTCCACTCTTGACTTCCTGAAAATCATTGAgcttaaaagagagagaaacaaaagttTTAGTTAGCTGTCAGCTTGATGAATCCCATTACAACAGCCACCACTAATTACACTTTTGACTGTGCACAGTATCAAATTATTTATCATAATTGACGGCATATTTACATTAATAGGCAGTGTTTCTTGCTGGTCTaaggaaaatgaaaatgaatatgTCCCACCTGCTCACGTCTTTCCAGTTCAGGGTGGGCCTCCTGATCATCCTTGGAAACAACCTGCTCACCTCTGAAGCACTGTCAGAACCCTCTATAAAGCAAGGCTCCTTCAAAACACAGCACAATCCATCTGCTGACTCTGGAAAAAGAAACAGCAGTATACCACAATGAGAGGATGCCATTGGAAATGGACATTCGTTCAGCCCCAAGACCCAATGAACACCTTACATTGAGCAGTCCTGCTGTATCATAATATATGGTTTATAGGTCAGATTTATATTTACACCTGTtgtttggcctgtgtccacCATGTCTAATATCTTTTGTACCCACCTGAGTAGTGTTCGACCAGGTGGTCCAGAGAGGGGAAGGTGAGACTGGGGGAAATGTAAAAGAAGCCATTTTGTAGGCGACAGATGCGGTAGTGCTTCACCGAGTTCCGGTTTGAGCTCGTCCTCCAAAGGATAGACAGCGAGTAGAATTCTGTGGGCAAACACAGGACAGGGTTACTTACCATCACCATCATGGTGTCTTTGTTAAAGTACAACAATTACAGTGGGTTAACTATTGACATGAAACATAAGGTTAAAGTGCCAAATTAGATGATGGCACTTGATTTGGGAGGGTAATAGAACACTAGTTCACCATTTGAAAGTGTTCTTGAAATTTGACAGAAAGTTCAGACACCACTTACGATgcaccaaaaaaataaaataatagtaGTTACCTcgttctgtctcactctctcggATCATGAAAGCCCCTGTGTGGTTGTTGGGCAAGGATAACAGCTCCTCTGCCTTCATCCTGCACGTCCTAATAAACAGCCATCTGACCACAGACAGAAGGACATAGTAAAACATAAAGATTGTAGGACACAGAAAAGGAACTATACAGcagtaatacaaaaaaaaaaacaatacaactcaaaatacaaattaaataaTAGCACATTGATTCATTTCATTTTCTGCCTCTGACAGTCCAAATTAAACGCTGGAACTACATCTGTCATCACTCTCCACTGGGGGAGGAGTGCTTCAGTTGAGATGTTGAAAGTTGAATCGTTAAGGCAGAAATATGTAACTGATGTTCCAGAATTATTCCTACAGATGGACACATTCCACCTACATGGGCACTCCCACATATCAGTGGAGTGCCCAGATCACCCCATAATCTCCATTAGCAGTTTATGACCAGACTACTGAAATGACATCATTACCTTTTGTCTGAGGTTACATGTGTAGCTTACAGAAGCTATGGTTGTTATGTAAATTGATAGTAGTAGACATAGTGACTGACCTTTTTATCACTTTGGCAGTGTAGTCACTGGGGATGTAGTATTCCTGGTCTGTTGTTGTTGATCTTACCATACAGAAATCCCCATCActgtagacagagcagtccctgaTCAGTCAAGAGCCCACCATGTATAGTGGACCACTGTTAGGTCAAGCATGTTTGTAACTTACTCTGATATTACTGTGAGCCTCTCCCCTGTGTGGATACTGTGGCCTGAGACACCATGAGATGGGTAATTATAGAGGGACACCACCATGTGATCATCTGGAAGAAAAACATGAACCATAAACCAGGAACTTCACCGGTTCATAAAGGTGCTACACTACAATATGATACATTTCAAGTACAGCACATTGCTATGCAATGATACGGGTCTATATTGTTTAGAGGAGATTAAGCTGGGCTTGATTTGAGACAGCTTGGACTGAAACTCACCCAATGATACAGACTCCGGTATGTGCTCCAGTTGGGCTATGTTAGTTCGACATTTGATTGGGCAGGTTCCCATCTTTGCCTGGTTCTGTACAAAGAAAGGAATTATAAGAGCTCTCATCATGATATGATATAATTAAATtggtattcccccccccccccctggtatAGTGTACATTTACTTCCAAACACCAGGCTATATAAGCAAGACATATCATGTAAAATTGTATGGTTAATTCCATACACACTTCCACTTTCCCAGTTTTTCTCTCTCAAATCATATTCAAAATTTGTCGCAAGACCAAATAAATATCTACTCACTCTGTTGAGACAGCTGGTTTTAGATCCACCCCAGAGAAGCTGGTTTCTTCTTGCCAAAGTCCTATACCGATACTAAGATTataaatgtctgtctgtctgcatactATGTCTGCATGTTCATCTTCACGTGTATTACCTAAACTGGCTTCTCACACATGCCTCCTGAACAGTCCAACTAAATGAAGATGTGTCCCTCCTCTGTTTGGTGTGTTTACGTAGCTGCGGTGAGCTTTGATGAGAACCGAAGACTGCAACTATCTCGATGACGGAAGGCTTGATGTCATACTCCGACTGCTTCCTGTTATGCTACACACCTTGACACCCTCATAACAGACAAACTCTGAAGTTATTTCAGGGAACATTCCATTTAGTGATTTGTTGTTGTGTAAACACTTAAAGTGTATCAGTCAGCATACAATTTTGATCATCAGCCAAACAGAAACGCTTGACTTTGAATGTTCATGGTTGCCTACAGTGCCTTGCCATAATTAGTAAAAAATCATGAAGACTTGTATTAGGGCCAACATATGTGGCGGCTGACGTGTGTGCTTAGCATCTGAAAAACAGTCTGCAATGAGATGCTCAATCCCTTAATTGTTGCATGTATGAGAAAACCTTATCTAAACACCAGTATCGCAAGACAGTGCACATTTATTTTCAGGGCAAGCTAAAAATAGCTTAGCTGACTTGTGGTTGGAAAACAAGTTTCCACAGCTCTGAATTTCAAACCGAAAGAAAATAAAAGCAAGCATGACATTTTTGGACTGGAgtgattcatgttttttttctaggTTTGTATGCATTACTAACCTTGATTGCCATCACTaggtatttattattatttaataatCTTTACCTTATGTTTTGACTAACCTGTTGAAATGCAGTCGGTTTGGAATAAAATGAAACTGCTATTGACATTTTCAATATTCTAGCTTTATTTAGTACTACGGTAGTATAAATGAGTTGAATCAGCAGACAGTGAGAGGCACCACCCTCTGTGAAAGGGactaaacacattttcacaTCAGAAGACATTTGTTAATGTTGTTACTGTGAAGGTCTACTCAACAGATGACTGAATAGGCTACAAAAACAACAATTGTGTAtacagaaacaagaaaacaacattaataacaaaataatataGAGATCAAAACATCTTTACGATATCGTTGTTTTGTATTTCTATTGTTGTAGTATTATTCTTTGCACAGATGCTTTGAAAGACATAAAAGGTCCTAGTTCAACCTGTATACAGTGCTATTTTTCATTCAGTGTATTTGCTAATGCAAAAAATACATTGGAATAACACATTGCAGATACAGTAAAATACTACAAATGCACACAGCTTGAGAGATGTAACTACAATGTGAGCAGGGTGAAATGAGAATAACAGTGTACGTACAATACAGCAttaaaacacaaccacacaatcaATAGAGGCATGTGTTCAAAGTTCCCAACATAAAAAAGATTAATTAAAAAGTGTTGCACATATGTGTAATGACTGAAGTACAGAAGCAGAGGACCTGGGTAGTGTTGGATTTGAGCTACAGTGCCCTTTAAACGCAAGACTTTAAAATGTAAGGGGACAAACCTTCTACACATAGacacattgtgaaaaaataaatacaagatGTGAGGCAATAATTGGTAACATAAGAAGGGAACAAG is part of the Hypomesus transpacificus isolate Combined female chromosome 9, fHypTra1, whole genome shotgun sequence genome and encodes:
- the trpc4apa gene encoding transient receptor potential cation channel, subfamily C, member 4 associated protein a, with protein sequence MATLLGSESPWTGGKRRSLNGNIIAKIRQSQIAGHSFSRGTQLPEALLQERDMRAKWHGIPVLLQKLYESSHLNSDLSHTHNVLKELSSLLSMEAMSFVTEDRKAAQESTFPNTYTFDLFGGVDLLVEILMRPTLTMQKKKLKMNDDLVKDCLSVLYNCCICTEGVTKSLAAREDFVLFLFTLMTNKKTFLQTATLIEDILGVKKEMIQLEGIPNLSGLVQSFDQQQLANFCRILSVTISEPDVGNDDKHTLLAKNAQQKRNASPSRAEVNQVTLLNIPGFIERLCKLATRKVSEATGTSNFLQELEDWYTWLDNALVLDALMQMATEEAEHSSTESSDESSLATSPLRHRLPQSMKIVHEIMYKVEVLYVLCVLLMGRQRNQVHKMLAEFRLIPGLNNLFDKLIWRKYTSSNHVVHGQNENCDCSPEISFKIQFLRLLQSFSDHHENKYLLLNSQELNELSAISLKANIPEVEALVNTDRSLVCDGKKGLLTRLLTVMKREPPDSSFRFWQARAVESFLRGATSYADQMFLLKRGLLEHILFCIIDSGCKSRDVLQSYFDLLGELMKFNIDAFKRFNKYVNTEEKFQTFLTQINSSLVDSNMLVRCIVLSLDRFESQTEDVKVVEVLSECCLLSYMARVENRLAFLFRLVNIINVQTLTQENVSCLNTSLVILMLARRRGKLPFYLNALREKEYAEKYPGCLLNNFHNLLRFWQRHYLNKDKDSTCLENSSCIPFSYWKETVSVLLGSDRTSLCAIASYIDEPFMDLDRDLLED
- the sla2a gene encoding src-like-adapter 2 — protein: MGTCPIKCRTNIAQLEHIPESVSLDDHMVVSLYNYPSHGVSGHSIHTGERLTVISDDGDFCMVRSTTTDQEYYIPSDYTAKVIKRWLFIRTCRMKAEELLSLPNNHTGAFMIRESETEREFYSLSILWRTSSNRNSVKHYRICRLQNGFFYISPSLTFPSLDHLVEHYSESADGLCCVLKEPCFIEGSDSASEVSRLFPRMIRRPTLNWKDVSSSMIFRKSRVDSQDSLVSEGLREAISSYLFITDAGCEDCAVRWNT